A window of Lepidochelys kempii isolate rLepKem1 chromosome 1, rLepKem1.hap2, whole genome shotgun sequence contains these coding sequences:
- the GATD3 gene encoding glutamine amidotransferase-like class 1 domain-containing protein 3, mitochondrial isoform X1, with amino-acid sequence MGARHECLWPARPPRALCGCPETPSTEQAEGEARPRRSSRLRSSGRGPPASSRRCAAARPGRPRPGARCCTRPAPGPLRRLQPAPPLSPAMLAARLLLRAAPSGRASLHGSARRLRGARVAVVLSGCGVYDGTEIHEASAILVHLSRGGAEVQMYAPDIPQMHVIDHSKGQPTEAESRNVLVESARVARGKITDLAKLSTKDHDAVIFPGGFGAAKNLSTFAVDGKDCKVNGEVERVLKEFHKAGKPIGLCCISPVLAAKVLPGAEVTVGHEEEEGGKWPYAGTAIAIKALGGKHCVKEVTEAHVDVNNKMVTTPAFMCETELHHIFDGIGAMVKGVLKLTGK; translated from the exons ATGGGGGCGAGGCACGAGTGCCTGTGGCCGGCCCGCCCGCCCAGAGCGCTCTGCGGGTGCCCTGAGACGCCCAGCACGGAGCAGGCAGAGGGCGAAGCCCGGCCCCGGCGGAGCAGCAGGCTCCGCAGCAGCGGGCGGGGACCTCCCGCCTCTAGCCGGCGCTGTGCGGCTGCAAGGCCCGGCCGGCCGCGCCCTGGGGCTCGCTGCTGCACCCGCCCGGCGCCCGGGCCCCTGCGGCGACTCCAGCCCGCGCCTCCCCTGAGCCCGGCCATGCTGGCGGCGCGGCTGCTGCTGCGGGCGGCCCCGAGCGGGCGAGCCTCGCTCCACGGCTCCGCCCGCCGCCTGCGCGGGGCCCGGGTGGCCGTG GTCTTGTCTGGATGTGGTGTGTATGATGGTACGGAAATCCATGAGGCCTCAGC TATTTTGGTTCACCTGAGTCGTGGGGGAGCTGAAGTTCAGATGTATGCCCCAGATATTCCTCAGATGCATGTTATTGACCACAGCAAAGGACAACCAACTGAGGCTGAATCAAG AAACGTTTTAGTGGAATCAGCAAGGGTTGCTCGTGGTAAAATCACAGACCTGGCTAAACTTAGTACAAAGGACCATGATGCTGTGATATTCCCTGGTGGATTCGGAGCTGCTAAAAACCT TTCCACCTTTGCTGTGGATGGGAAGGATTGCAAAGTGAATGGAGAGGTTGAACGTGTCCTAAAGGAGTTCCACAAAGCTGGGAAACCCATTGG CCTGTGCTGCATTTCACCAGTGTTGGCTGCAAAAGTACTTCCTGGTGCTGAAGTTACTGTGGGACATGAAGAAGAGGAAGGTGGGAAATGGCCTTATGCCGGAACTGCAATAGCCATTAAAGCACTGGGAGGAAAACACTGTGTAAAAGAAGTAACT GAAGCTCATGTAGACGTGAATAACAAGATGGTTACTACCCCAGCATTTATGTGTGAAACGGAATTACATCACATCTTTGATGGTATTGGGGCCATGGTAAAGGGTGTGCTGAAATTAACAGGCAAATGA
- the GATD3 gene encoding glutamine amidotransferase-like class 1 domain-containing protein 3, mitochondrial isoform X2 has protein sequence MYAPDIPQMHVIDHSKGQPTEAESRNVLVESARVARGKITDLAKLSTKDHDAVIFPGGFGAAKNLSTFAVDGKDCKVNGEVERVLKEFHKAGKPIGLCCISPVLAAKVLPGAEVTVGHEEEEGGKWPYAGTAIAIKALGGKHCVKEVTEAHVDVNNKMVTTPAFMCETELHHIFDGIGAMVKGVLKLTGK, from the exons ATGTATGCCCCAGATATTCCTCAGATGCATGTTATTGACCACAGCAAAGGACAACCAACTGAGGCTGAATCAAG AAACGTTTTAGTGGAATCAGCAAGGGTTGCTCGTGGTAAAATCACAGACCTGGCTAAACTTAGTACAAAGGACCATGATGCTGTGATATTCCCTGGTGGATTCGGAGCTGCTAAAAACCT TTCCACCTTTGCTGTGGATGGGAAGGATTGCAAAGTGAATGGAGAGGTTGAACGTGTCCTAAAGGAGTTCCACAAAGCTGGGAAACCCATTGG CCTGTGCTGCATTTCACCAGTGTTGGCTGCAAAAGTACTTCCTGGTGCTGAAGTTACTGTGGGACATGAAGAAGAGGAAGGTGGGAAATGGCCTTATGCCGGAACTGCAATAGCCATTAAAGCACTGGGAGGAAAACACTGTGTAAAAGAAGTAACT GAAGCTCATGTAGACGTGAATAACAAGATGGTTACTACCCCAGCATTTATGTGTGAAACGGAATTACATCACATCTTTGATGGTATTGGGGCCATGGTAAAGGGTGTGCTGAAATTAACAGGCAAATGA